A genomic region of Raphanus sativus cultivar WK10039 chromosome 6, ASM80110v3, whole genome shotgun sequence contains the following coding sequences:
- the LOC108806746 gene encoding uncharacterized protein LOC108806746: MKLRRILGSVSSLATEKLSSSSYSSRCPSRQIFTARSASSSSQRNAGSNHSEALPGNHVKWASLGSVRNSRFASGFSPLKPKPLDSIMDLDRAKTKSPEELTSIWDDYHLGRGHIGITMKAQLYRLLEQRAAECRYFVIPLWRGNGYITMFAQVEAPHMIFTGLEDYKARGTEAAPYLTSKFYTELSETKDLVFIRGDVVFTSKLTDEEGKWLMETAQSFYLNDNRYKLLERFNKHTHEFEFKDVLQALDMPVL; the protein is encoded by the exons ATGAAACTTAGGCGAATCCTGGGTTCCGTTTCGAGTCTCGCTACAGAGAAGCTCTCTTCGTCTTCGTATTCTTCCCGTTGCCCGTCGAGACAGATCTTCACGGCGCGGTCGGCATCATCTTCTTCGCAACGAAATGCCGGAAGTAACCACTCAGAAGCGTTACCCGGGAACCACGTCAAATGGGCATCGCTTGGTTCAGTCAGAAACTCGAGATTCGCGTCCGGGTTCTCACCGTTGAAGCCGAAACCGTTGGATTCGATCATGGATTTGGATAGAGCCAAGACCAAATCGCCGGAGGAGCTCACTTCGATCTGGGACGAT TATCACTTGGGACGAGGGCATATTGGAATCACTATGAAAGCTCAGCTTTATCGTTTGTTGGAGCAACGAGCAGCTGAGTG CCGATACTTTGTCATTCCGTTGTGGAGAGGAAATGGTTACATTACAATGTTTGCTCAAG TTGAAGCGCCACACATGATTTTCACTGGTCTCGAAGACTACAAAGCGAGAGGAACTGAAGCGGCTCCTTACTTGACAAGCAAATTTTACACTGAGCTTTCAGAGACGAAAGACTTGGTGTTTATCCGAGGCGATGTTGTGTTCACAAGCAAGCTCACAGACGAGGAGGGGAAATGGCTGATGGAGACGGCTCAGTCGTTTTACTTGAACGACAATCGGTACAAACTGCTCGAGCGGTTCAACAAACATACTCATGAGTTTGAGTTCAAGGATGTGTTACAAGCTCTGGATATGCCTGTCCTCTGA